From one Plantibacter flavus genomic stretch:
- a CDS encoding DUF5605 domain-containing protein codes for MFDRSSAFGDVIESPAGRTVLEQFLPGIAASPMAKQFRSIRLGQLSAIVPELQDDAAKDRLWAALAQVDDGPEARAPYGAAIEPAPDYESQDVPRGSATLTAPGDVPQYGVVEIRLDGPSHSNPFVDVELGATFTNGARELTVGGFYDGDGRYLVRLLAEEQGEWSFTTSSTARSLDGVAGTFTVSAAATDSHGPVRVDGFHFAHADGTRHRPLGTTAYAWTHQPEELQEQTLRALEAAPFTKIRMCVFPKSYLYNANEPETFPFVGSLADGFDHERFDPAYWANLERRITQLGALGIEADLILFHAYDRWGFADLGPAVDERYLRYAVRRLAAFANVWWSMANEYDLLWAKTNDDWERLAAVVGAEDPHDHLNSIHNCQGFYDYTKPWITHCSVQRVDVYRTAENTDAWREQWGKPIVIDECAYEGDIDQGWGNITGEEMVRRFWEGAIRGGYVGHGETYLNDREELFWSKGGPLIGSSPDRVAFLERISAESPTGVLDPLPGDWDVPWGGVAGRYVIGYFGFNRPRFRNVFLPEGEFHVDVLDTWNMTVETLPGTHSGTVRVELPGRQFMAVRLRLVE; via the coding sequence ATGTTCGACCGCAGTTCCGCCTTCGGAGACGTCATCGAGAGCCCGGCGGGTCGCACCGTCCTCGAGCAGTTCCTGCCCGGCATCGCCGCATCGCCGATGGCCAAGCAGTTCCGGAGCATCCGGCTCGGGCAGCTGTCGGCGATCGTGCCCGAGCTCCAGGACGACGCGGCGAAGGATCGTCTCTGGGCGGCGCTCGCACAGGTCGACGACGGTCCCGAGGCCCGCGCACCCTACGGCGCCGCGATCGAGCCCGCTCCCGACTACGAGAGCCAGGACGTCCCGCGCGGCTCGGCGACCCTGACGGCCCCCGGCGACGTCCCGCAGTACGGCGTCGTGGAGATCCGGCTGGACGGGCCGTCGCACAGCAACCCGTTCGTCGACGTGGAACTCGGCGCGACGTTCACGAACGGTGCACGCGAGCTCACCGTCGGCGGGTTCTACGACGGCGACGGACGGTACCTGGTACGGCTGCTCGCCGAGGAGCAGGGCGAGTGGTCGTTCACCACGAGCTCGACCGCCCGCTCGCTCGACGGCGTCGCCGGCACGTTCACCGTGTCGGCCGCGGCGACGGACAGCCACGGACCGGTGCGCGTCGACGGCTTCCACTTCGCCCATGCGGACGGCACCCGCCACCGCCCGCTCGGCACGACCGCCTACGCCTGGACGCACCAGCCCGAGGAACTGCAGGAGCAGACGCTGCGCGCCCTGGAGGCCGCACCGTTCACGAAGATCCGCATGTGCGTGTTCCCGAAGTCGTACCTCTACAACGCGAACGAGCCGGAGACGTTCCCCTTCGTCGGCTCGCTCGCCGACGGGTTCGACCACGAGCGGTTCGACCCGGCGTACTGGGCGAACCTCGAGCGGCGCATCACCCAGCTCGGCGCGCTCGGCATCGAAGCGGACCTCATCCTCTTCCACGCCTACGACCGCTGGGGCTTCGCGGACCTCGGTCCGGCCGTCGACGAACGGTACCTCCGCTACGCCGTCCGCCGGCTCGCCGCGTTCGCGAACGTGTGGTGGTCGATGGCGAACGAGTACGACCTGCTCTGGGCGAAGACGAACGACGACTGGGAGCGGCTCGCGGCGGTCGTCGGCGCGGAGGACCCGCACGACCACCTCAACTCCATCCACAACTGCCAGGGGTTCTACGACTACACCAAGCCGTGGATCACGCACTGCAGCGTGCAGCGCGTCGACGTCTACCGGACCGCGGAGAACACCGACGCCTGGCGTGAGCAATGGGGCAAGCCGATCGTCATCGACGAGTGCGCCTACGAGGGCGACATCGACCAGGGCTGGGGCAACATCACCGGTGAGGAGATGGTGCGACGGTTCTGGGAGGGTGCGATCCGCGGCGGCTACGTCGGCCACGGCGAGACCTACCTCAACGACCGGGAGGAGCTGTTCTGGTCGAAGGGCGGTCCGCTCATCGGTTCGAGTCCCGACCGCGTCGCGTTCCTGGAACGCATCTCGGCGGAGTCCCCGACGGGCGTCCTCGACCCGCTGCCCGGCGACTGGGACGTGCCGTGGGGCGGGGTGGCCGGCCGCTACGTCATCGGCTACTTCGGCTTCAACCGGCCGCGGTTCCGCAACGTCTTCCTCCCCGAGGGCGAGTTCCACGTCGACGTGCTCGACACCTGGAACATGACGGTCGAGACCCTGCCAGGGACGCACTCCGGCACGGTGCGCGTCGAGCTGCCCGGTCGGCAGTTCATGGCGGTCCGCCTCCGCCTCGTGGAGTAG
- a CDS encoding family 78 glycoside hydrolase catalytic domain, giving the protein MTAHVAQIGRLRAETRDDSPAVATPTPRLSWTVETSGADWVQAWAELRDGSGATARVEGRDSVLVSWPFPPLAPDEVRAVEVRAASTAGEETPWSEPIDVEAAFLADGAWAARFIGLAAPGRPAQPIRVRRTFTVEQPVRRARLFWTALGAAEPQLNGVPASEDVLSPGWTAYGDRLVHETVDVTALVEPGENVLAATVAGAWYTERYGFFQFAERIYGDQPRFAAQLQLDYLDGTTETLVTDASWSAADGAELVDSGIYAGEAIDTTLAEPGWSTTASDASTWAPALVDDAAHPVPEARIAAPVRRIEERAVAEVLTSPTGATILDFGQNLVGRLRLTVAGPRGTTLTLRHAEVLDEGELALRPLRNAAATDHVTLSGDGEQTIEPRFTFHGFRYAQIDGWPGAFDPASVTAVVLHSDLTRTGWFSSSHELLDRLHENVVWGMRGNFLSIPTDCPQRDERLGWTGDLQVFAPTASFLYDSSAFLDSWLRDLALEQGHQDGVVPMVVPAALSGFAGGGPTAAWGDAATVVPWVLHERYGDLGILREQYPSMRSWVEAVLRVSTDGLWSNTFQLGDWLDPSAPPDQPAKARVDSDIVASAYHARSLRILADTAGLLGETADAERYGELAERSRAAFTAEYVTPAGRMMSDAPTAYALALRFDLVDDPTVRQRLADRLADLVRADGYRIGTGFVGTPLITDALADGGHLRAAGRLMLQTENPSWLSPVTKGATTIWERWDSLLEDGSVNPGEMTSFNHYALGAVADWLHRTVAGLAPAAPGYRELRIAPRPIDGLDHAEARHVTPYGEASVAWRRDGSSLRVSAVVPPNTTATVALPGAPEETVGSGRHDWTVEVTDAGSTPDDITLGLDSPLSEIIDRPASYDALLRSVGAHDQAKADDIRRGTQWSRGRTVRQLLMFTPPSMLDDVDAALAAATPAPGVAR; this is encoded by the coding sequence ATGACCGCGCACGTCGCGCAGATCGGCCGTCTGCGGGCGGAGACCCGTGACGACAGTCCCGCGGTCGCGACACCGACGCCTCGATTGAGCTGGACCGTCGAGACATCGGGCGCCGACTGGGTGCAAGCCTGGGCCGAGCTCCGGGACGGCAGTGGTGCCACGGCGCGCGTCGAGGGCCGCGACTCCGTCCTCGTCTCCTGGCCGTTCCCGCCGCTCGCGCCGGACGAGGTGCGCGCCGTCGAGGTCCGTGCCGCGTCGACCGCCGGTGAGGAGACACCCTGGAGCGAGCCGATCGACGTCGAAGCCGCGTTCCTCGCCGACGGAGCCTGGGCCGCCCGCTTCATCGGTCTCGCGGCGCCCGGGCGTCCGGCGCAACCGATCCGGGTGCGCCGCACGTTCACCGTCGAGCAGCCCGTCCGTCGCGCCCGGCTGTTCTGGACCGCGCTCGGTGCCGCCGAACCACAGCTCAACGGGGTTCCCGCCTCGGAGGACGTGCTCTCCCCCGGCTGGACCGCCTACGGCGACCGCCTCGTGCACGAGACCGTCGACGTCACCGCACTCGTCGAGCCGGGCGAGAACGTCCTCGCCGCGACCGTCGCCGGTGCCTGGTACACCGAGCGCTACGGGTTCTTCCAGTTCGCCGAGCGGATCTACGGCGACCAGCCACGCTTCGCCGCCCAGCTGCAGCTCGACTACCTCGACGGGACGACGGAGACGCTCGTCACCGATGCGAGCTGGTCGGCGGCCGACGGTGCCGAGCTCGTCGACAGCGGCATCTACGCCGGCGAGGCGATCGACACCACCCTGGCCGAACCCGGCTGGTCGACGACGGCGTCCGACGCGTCCACCTGGGCCCCGGCCCTCGTCGACGACGCCGCGCACCCGGTGCCGGAGGCCCGCATCGCCGCGCCCGTCCGTCGCATCGAGGAGCGCGCGGTGGCGGAGGTGCTCACCTCGCCGACGGGCGCGACCATCCTCGACTTCGGCCAGAACCTCGTCGGCCGCCTCCGGCTCACCGTCGCCGGCCCGCGGGGCACGACGCTCACGCTCCGGCACGCGGAGGTCCTCGACGAGGGCGAACTCGCCCTGCGTCCCCTCCGCAACGCCGCGGCCACCGACCACGTCACGCTCTCGGGCGACGGCGAGCAGACGATCGAGCCGCGCTTCACCTTCCACGGCTTCCGCTACGCGCAGATCGACGGCTGGCCGGGCGCGTTCGACCCGGCGTCGGTCACCGCCGTCGTCCTCCACAGCGACCTCACGCGCACGGGTTGGTTCTCCTCCTCGCACGAGCTACTCGACCGTCTCCACGAGAACGTCGTCTGGGGCATGCGCGGCAATTTCCTGAGCATCCCGACCGACTGCCCGCAGCGCGACGAACGACTCGGCTGGACGGGTGACCTGCAGGTCTTCGCCCCGACCGCGAGCTTCCTCTACGACAGCTCCGCCTTCCTCGACTCCTGGCTGCGCGACCTCGCGCTCGAGCAGGGACACCAGGACGGTGTCGTCCCGATGGTGGTCCCGGCCGCGCTGTCCGGCTTCGCCGGTGGCGGTCCGACCGCGGCCTGGGGCGACGCGGCGACCGTCGTGCCGTGGGTGCTCCACGAGCGCTACGGCGACCTCGGGATCCTGCGCGAGCAGTACCCGTCGATGCGCTCCTGGGTGGAGGCCGTCCTCCGGGTGAGCACCGACGGTCTCTGGTCGAACACCTTCCAGCTCGGCGACTGGCTCGACCCGAGCGCGCCGCCGGACCAGCCGGCGAAGGCCAGGGTCGACTCGGACATCGTCGCGAGCGCCTATCACGCGCGTTCCCTCCGGATCCTCGCCGACACCGCCGGGCTCCTCGGGGAGACGGCGGACGCCGAGCGATACGGCGAACTGGCCGAGCGGAGTCGGGCGGCCTTCACCGCCGAGTACGTGACGCCCGCCGGCCGGATGATGTCCGACGCGCCGACCGCGTACGCCCTCGCCCTGCGGTTCGACCTCGTCGACGATCCCACCGTCCGACAACGCCTCGCGGACCGCCTGGCCGACCTCGTCCGCGCAGACGGCTACCGCATCGGCACCGGTTTCGTGGGGACGCCACTCATCACCGACGCACTCGCCGACGGCGGACACCTCCGCGCGGCCGGCCGCCTCATGCTCCAGACCGAGAACCCGTCCTGGCTCTCGCCCGTCACCAAGGGCGCGACCACGATCTGGGAGCGCTGGGACAGCCTGCTCGAGGACGGCTCGGTCAACCCGGGCGAGATGACCTCGTTCAACCACTACGCGCTCGGCGCCGTCGCCGACTGGCTGCACCGCACCGTGGCCGGCCTCGCGCCCGCGGCTCCCGGCTACCGCGAACTCCGGATCGCGCCGCGGCCGATCGACGGGCTCGACCACGCCGAAGCCCGACATGTCACGCCCTACGGCGAGGCGTCGGTGGCGTGGCGACGCGATGGGTCCTCACTCCGCGTGTCGGCGGTCGTGCCGCCGAACACGACGGCGACGGTCGCGTTGCCGGGTGCCCCCGAGGAGACGGTCGGGTCCGGTCGTCACGACTGGACGGTCGAGGTCACGGACGCCGGCTCGACTCCCGACGACATCACGCTCGGCCTCGACTCGCCGCTCTCCGAGATCATCGACCGACCGGCCTCGTACGACGCCCTCCTGCGCTCGGTGGGTGCCCACGATCAGGCCAAGGCCGACGACATCCGCCGCGGCACCCAGTGGAGTCGTGGTCGGACCGTCCGTCAGCTCCTCATGTTCACGCCGCCGTCGATGCTCGACGACGTGGACGCGGCGCTGGCTGCAGCCACTCCGGCACCAGGAGTTGCGCGATAA
- a CDS encoding beta-glucosidase family protein — MTITTPRHAAATKPVDTAAIDALVARLDLEEKVALVSGADFWTTVPLEKIGLRAMVLSDGPAGVRGPLWDERSPSINLPSATALASSWDPSLAYRYGAVAAAEARRKGVDVVLGPTINLHRSPLGGRHFEAFSEDPELTGSLAAAYVSGLQDNGVAATPKHYVANDSETDRFTVDVRASERALRELYLAPFERTVTEAGTWAIMSAYNSVDGVTMSENDLLETPLNSEWGFDGVVVSDWTGVRSLGSAPASQDLAMPGPAPAWSAALVEAVRDGRVAESDVDRKVARLLALAVRVGALGDEALAPAPVDGVAFSREAETEGVVLLDNDGTLPLDAATLTRVAVIGHNARDSRTQGGGSATVLPEHTVSPLEGLRLALPEATIDYAVGAIVQEGVAELPLERLTNPRTGDPGLVATFLDADGAELFTEDRRSTALVWFGGDAPVTTASQLVLTTTYTPEATEQLRLGFATGLHGRLFVDGVLLVDEQPVVVGNDLGAALLAPPSATGAFAAQADVAVELRAEFDLSPSENGLGAISVTVGRAPDDSDPDALIAQAVEAARAADVAVVVVGTNSKVESEGWDRSGLTLPGRQDELVRAVAAVNPRTVVIVNSGAPVLLPWSDEVAAVLLGWFGGQEMGNALADVLLGVAEPGGRLSTTWAATLDDVPVLDVTPVDGVLRYEEGIHIGYRAWLRSGATPAYWFGHGLGYTSWSIDGGEVSGDVASGDARVSGTATNTGDRAGKHVVQVYAERPDSSVDRPVRWLVGSAVVRAGAGESVAWEVALPARIFAQWADGWQVEPGDVTLRIGSSVVDLVDEHVVTIAAGTSR; from the coding sequence ATGACCATCACCACTCCCCGGCACGCCGCCGCCACGAAGCCCGTCGACACCGCGGCGATCGACGCCCTCGTCGCCCGGCTCGACCTCGAGGAGAAGGTCGCACTCGTCTCCGGCGCCGACTTCTGGACCACGGTCCCGCTCGAGAAGATCGGCCTGCGCGCCATGGTGCTGTCCGACGGCCCGGCCGGCGTCCGCGGTCCGCTGTGGGACGAGCGCTCGCCGTCGATCAACCTCCCGTCGGCGACCGCGCTGGCGTCCTCCTGGGACCCGTCGCTCGCCTACCGATACGGCGCCGTCGCGGCGGCCGAGGCCCGCCGCAAGGGCGTCGACGTCGTCCTCGGCCCGACCATCAACCTCCACCGCTCACCGCTCGGCGGGCGGCACTTCGAGGCGTTCAGCGAGGACCCGGAACTGACCGGCTCGCTCGCGGCCGCCTACGTCAGCGGCCTGCAGGACAACGGCGTCGCCGCGACCCCGAAGCACTACGTCGCCAACGACTCCGAGACCGACCGCTTCACGGTCGACGTGCGCGCGAGCGAGCGCGCCCTCCGCGAGCTCTACCTCGCGCCGTTCGAGCGCACGGTGACCGAGGCCGGCACTTGGGCGATCATGAGCGCCTACAACTCCGTCGACGGCGTCACGATGAGCGAGAACGACCTGCTGGAGACGCCGCTCAACTCGGAGTGGGGCTTCGACGGCGTCGTCGTCAGCGACTGGACCGGTGTCCGCAGCCTCGGCTCGGCGCCGGCGTCGCAGGACCTCGCCATGCCCGGTCCCGCTCCCGCATGGAGCGCGGCACTCGTCGAGGCCGTCCGCGACGGACGCGTCGCCGAATCCGACGTCGACCGCAAGGTCGCCCGACTCCTCGCCCTCGCGGTCCGCGTCGGCGCACTCGGTGACGAGGCGCTGGCACCGGCCCCGGTCGACGGGGTCGCCTTCTCCCGCGAGGCCGAGACCGAGGGCGTCGTGCTCCTCGACAACGACGGCACCCTGCCCCTCGACGCGGCCACGCTCACCCGCGTCGCCGTCATCGGGCACAATGCCCGCGACTCCCGCACCCAGGGCGGTGGCAGTGCGACGGTCCTCCCCGAACACACCGTCAGCCCGCTCGAGGGGCTCCGACTCGCGCTCCCCGAGGCGACGATCGACTACGCCGTCGGCGCGATCGTGCAGGAGGGCGTCGCAGAACTGCCGCTCGAGCGCCTCACCAACCCTCGCACGGGTGACCCCGGTCTCGTCGCCACCTTCCTCGACGCCGACGGTGCGGAACTCTTCACCGAGGACCGCCGTTCCACCGCGCTCGTCTGGTTCGGCGGCGACGCCCCGGTCACCACGGCGTCGCAGCTCGTGCTCACCACCACGTACACACCGGAGGCCACCGAGCAGCTGCGGCTCGGCTTCGCCACGGGGCTCCACGGCCGGCTCTTCGTCGACGGCGTCCTCCTCGTCGACGAGCAACCCGTGGTCGTCGGGAACGACCTCGGCGCGGCGCTGCTCGCCCCGCCGTCGGCGACGGGGGCGTTCGCCGCCCAGGCCGACGTCGCCGTCGAACTCCGCGCGGAGTTCGACCTCTCCCCGAGCGAGAACGGTCTTGGCGCGATCAGCGTCACCGTCGGTCGCGCTCCCGACGACTCCGACCCCGACGCCCTCATCGCCCAGGCGGTCGAGGCGGCCCGCGCGGCCGATGTCGCCGTCGTGGTCGTCGGCACGAACTCGAAGGTCGAATCGGAGGGCTGGGACCGCAGTGGCCTCACACTCCCCGGCCGTCAGGACGAGCTCGTCCGGGCCGTCGCCGCCGTGAACCCACGCACCGTCGTGATCGTCAACTCCGGCGCCCCGGTCCTGCTCCCCTGGAGCGACGAGGTCGCCGCCGTGCTCCTCGGCTGGTTCGGCGGGCAGGAGATGGGCAACGCCCTGGCCGACGTGCTCCTCGGTGTCGCCGAACCCGGCGGTCGCCTGAGCACCACCTGGGCTGCGACGCTCGACGACGTCCCGGTGCTCGACGTCACCCCGGTGGACGGCGTGCTCCGCTACGAGGAGGGCATCCACATCGGCTACCGCGCATGGCTCCGCTCGGGTGCCACGCCCGCCTACTGGTTCGGGCACGGGCTCGGGTACACGAGCTGGTCCATCGACGGTGGCGAGGTCTCGGGTGACGTCGCCTCCGGTGACGCCCGCGTCTCCGGGACCGCGACGAACACCGGTGACCGCGCCGGCAAGCACGTCGTGCAGGTGTACGCGGAGCGACCGGACTCCTCGGTCGACCGCCCCGTACGCTGGCTCGTCGGATCGGCCGTCGTCCGCGCGGGCGCCGGCGAATCGGTCGCCTGGGAGGTCGCCCTGCCTGCGCGGATCTTCGCCCAATGGGCGGACGGCTGGCAGGTCGAGCCAGGTGACGTCACCCTCCGGATCGGATCGTCCGTCGTCGACCTCGTGGACGAGCACGTCGTCACCATTGCGGCAGGGACCTCCCGATGA
- a CDS encoding ATP-binding cassette domain-containing protein, with product MTSSLLEVKDLEVEYPGKGFRAQSFKALKGVSIDIKPGETVGLVGESGSGKTTLGRAVLGLAPVTGGSIRYRDQEIGHLKRKERRALSSEIQVVFQDPYSSLNPSLTIEQILTEPLTVRGVSAADARKRVGSLLDQVQLPTGAASRLPREFSGGQRQRIAIARALALDPKLIVCDEPVSALDLSTQARVLDLFIDIQEQTGVAYLFISHDLAVVRHISHRVAVMYHGEIVESGDGDQVTAHPAHPYTQRLFMAAPIPDPDRQEDRRVERRRLIDEQRAAESAA from the coding sequence ATGACGTCGTCACTGCTCGAGGTGAAGGACCTCGAAGTCGAGTACCCGGGCAAGGGGTTCCGTGCCCAGTCGTTCAAGGCGCTCAAGGGCGTGTCGATCGACATCAAGCCCGGTGAGACCGTCGGCCTCGTCGGCGAGTCCGGCTCCGGCAAGACCACGCTCGGTCGCGCCGTGCTGGGCCTCGCCCCGGTCACCGGCGGCAGCATCCGCTACCGCGACCAGGAGATCGGGCACCTGAAGCGCAAGGAGCGCCGGGCGCTGAGCTCGGAGATCCAGGTCGTGTTCCAGGACCCGTACTCCTCGCTCAACCCCTCGCTCACGATCGAGCAGATCCTCACCGAGCCGCTCACCGTCCGCGGCGTCTCCGCTGCTGACGCCCGCAAGCGCGTCGGATCCCTGCTCGACCAGGTGCAGCTGCCGACCGGCGCGGCCTCACGGCTCCCCCGCGAGTTCTCGGGCGGGCAGCGGCAGCGCATCGCGATAGCCAGGGCGCTCGCCCTCGATCCGAAGCTCATCGTGTGCGACGAGCCCGTGTCGGCCCTCGACCTGTCGACGCAGGCGCGGGTCCTGGACCTCTTCATCGACATTCAGGAGCAGACGGGCGTCGCCTACCTGTTCATCTCGCACGACCTCGCGGTCGTCCGGCACATCAGCCACCGCGTGGCGGTCATGTACCACGGCGAGATCGTCGAGTCCGGCGACGGCGACCAGGTGACGGCGCACCCGGCCCACCCCTACACGCAGCGCCTGTTCATGGCGGCACCGATCCCCGACCCGGACCGCCAGGAGGACCGCCGGGTGGAGCGCCGCCGCCTCATCGACGAGCAGCGTGCGGCGGAGTCCGCCGCCTGA
- a CDS encoding dipeptide/oligopeptide/nickel ABC transporter permease/ATP-binding protein yields MTAIETPLTVPTPQVRVNLLRRLLKRPIGAASLVFLVLIGVVAIFGPLIAPQDPNLASLQQVLAPPSADHLLGADSAGRDVFSRLLAATQISVAAALLALVVAIVIGVVAGLIAGYYQGWFDSVSSWFTGLIMALPGIVVLLAARAVLGPSVWISMAIFGILLSPSYFRLVYAAVTAVRSELYVDAARVSGLSDPRIIGRHILSVVRAPIIIQSAIIAGIAIAIQSGLEFLGLGDLSVPTWGSMLNDGFTNIYKAPILMVWPSLAIALTCIALTLLANAMRDELERTVSVRRRRRKIVTTSKTGSNTIVTQSISTSGISEDEIVGVPPIRHDDDARAAVRAEELVLSVRDLRVGYDQEGGRVTEVVHGVDLDIRKGEVHGLIGESGSGKTQTAWGVLGLLPRGGRVTDGTIRYEGTRLDTLGEREYTAIRGKRIGYIPQEPMSNLDPAFTIGSQLVEPLRVTLGLSKKEATDKALALLERVGIPNPKRTFAAFPHEVSGGMAQRVLIAGAVSTDPDIIIADEPTTALDVTVQAEVLDLLRDLQAERHMAMLLVTHNFGVVADLCDRVSVMQNGLIVETGPVRSIFNHAQHPYTQSLLGAILDEGPARPALATNLTGETR; encoded by the coding sequence ATGACCGCCATCGAAACCCCGCTCACCGTCCCGACCCCGCAGGTCCGCGTCAACCTCCTGCGCCGGCTCCTCAAGCGCCCGATCGGCGCCGCGTCCCTCGTGTTCCTCGTGCTCATCGGGGTCGTCGCGATCTTCGGACCGCTCATCGCCCCGCAGGACCCGAACCTCGCGTCCCTGCAGCAGGTCCTTGCGCCACCGAGTGCCGACCACCTCCTCGGAGCGGACAGCGCCGGGCGCGACGTGTTCTCCCGCCTGCTCGCCGCCACCCAGATCAGCGTCGCCGCAGCACTCCTCGCCCTCGTCGTCGCGATCGTCATCGGGGTTGTCGCCGGACTGATCGCCGGGTACTACCAGGGGTGGTTCGACTCCGTGTCCTCGTGGTTCACGGGCCTCATCATGGCGCTGCCCGGCATCGTCGTCCTGCTGGCCGCCCGCGCCGTCCTCGGCCCGTCGGTCTGGATCTCGATGGCGATCTTCGGCATCCTGCTCTCGCCCTCCTACTTCCGCCTCGTCTACGCGGCGGTCACGGCCGTCCGCTCGGAGCTCTACGTCGACGCCGCCCGGGTCTCGGGACTCAGCGACCCGCGCATCATCGGCAGGCACATCCTCTCCGTCGTCCGCGCACCGATCATCATCCAGTCGGCGATCATCGCGGGCATCGCCATCGCGATCCAGTCCGGCCTCGAGTTCCTCGGTCTCGGCGACCTGTCGGTGCCGACCTGGGGCTCGATGCTCAACGACGGCTTCACGAACATCTACAAGGCACCGATCCTCATGGTCTGGCCGTCGCTCGCGATCGCGCTCACCTGCATCGCGCTCACCCTGCTCGCCAACGCGATGCGCGACGAGCTCGAGCGCACCGTGTCCGTCCGTCGGCGCCGTCGCAAGATCGTGACGACGTCGAAGACGGGCTCGAACACGATCGTCACGCAGTCGATCAGCACCTCCGGGATCAGTGAGGACGAGATCGTCGGTGTCCCGCCCATCCGCCACGACGACGACGCCCGCGCCGCCGTCCGCGCCGAGGAGCTCGTCCTCAGCGTCCGCGACCTCCGCGTCGGCTACGACCAGGAGGGCGGGCGCGTGACCGAGGTCGTCCACGGCGTCGACCTCGACATCCGCAAGGGCGAGGTCCACGGCCTCATCGGCGAGTCCGGCTCGGGCAAGACCCAGACCGCGTGGGGTGTCCTCGGGCTCCTGCCGCGCGGCGGTCGGGTCACCGACGGGACGATCCGCTACGAGGGCACCCGGCTCGACACCCTCGGGGAGCGCGAGTACACGGCCATCCGCGGCAAGCGCATCGGCTACATCCCGCAGGAGCCGATGTCGAACCTCGACCCGGCGTTCACGATCGGCAGCCAGCTCGTCGAACCCCTGCGCGTCACCCTCGGCCTCAGCAAGAAGGAGGCGACGGACAAGGCACTCGCCCTGCTCGAGCGGGTCGGCATCCCGAACCCCAAGCGCACCTTCGCCGCATTCCCGCACGAGGTCTCGGGCGGTATGGCGCAGCGTGTGCTCATCGCCGGCGCCGTCTCGACGGACCCGGACATCATCATCGCCGACGAGCCCACCACCGCGCTCGATGTGACCGTGCAAGCCGAGGTCCTGGACCTGCTGCGCGACCTCCAGGCGGAACGCCACATGGCGATGCTCCTCGTGACGCACAACTTCGGTGTGGTCGCCGACCTCTGCGACCGCGTCTCGGTCATGCAGAACGGCCTCATCGTGGAGACCGGGCCGGTGCGCTCGATCTTCAACCACGCGCAGCACCCGTACACGCAGTCGCTGCTCGGCGCGATCCTCGACGAGGGTCCCGCCCGACCGGCACTCGCGACGAACCTGACAGGAGAGACCCGATGA
- a CDS encoding ABC transporter permease, with amino-acid sequence MLGFILRRLVSGVVLIFVISVIAYSLLYLGGGDIARRILGQSATTETVAKKAAELGLDRPLPVQYLDWIASAFQGDLGRSWFTGQLVSSGVTGRLAVTLSIVLGATIIAAIVSVILGVLAARRGGWIDNVVQFISVIGFAIPSFLIALVLVITFAINLRLFKATGYIPITTSFSGWVASVTLPIIALAIGAIATVSQQVRGSVVDAMSKDYVRTLRSRGLGTGRVIYKHVLRNAGGPALAVLAVQFIGLLGGAVIIEQIFALPGIGQLAVQATTQGDIPIVMGVVIATAIIVVVVNLLIDLAQAALNPKVRLS; translated from the coding sequence ATGCTCGGATTCATCCTCAGACGCCTGGTGTCCGGCGTCGTCCTCATCTTCGTGATCTCCGTGATCGCGTACTCCCTCCTCTACCTCGGCGGCGGCGACATCGCCCGCCGGATCCTCGGCCAGAGCGCCACCACCGAGACCGTCGCGAAGAAGGCCGCCGAACTCGGCCTCGACCGCCCGTTGCCGGTGCAGTACCTCGACTGGATCGCCTCCGCCTTCCAGGGCGACCTCGGCCGCTCGTGGTTCACCGGCCAGCTCGTGTCCTCGGGCGTCACCGGCCGCCTCGCCGTCACCCTCTCGATCGTGCTCGGCGCGACCATCATCGCCGCGATCGTGTCCGTCATCCTCGGTGTCCTCGCCGCCCGTCGCGGTGGATGGATCGACAACGTCGTCCAGTTCATCTCCGTCATCGGCTTCGCGATCCCCAGCTTCCTCATCGCGCTCGTGCTCGTCATCACCTTCGCGATCAACCTCCGCCTGTTCAAAGCCACCGGGTACATCCCGATCACCACGTCCTTCTCCGGCTGGGTCGCCTCGGTGACATTGCCGATCATCGCCCTCGCGATCGGCGCCATCGCGACGGTCTCGCAGCAGGTGCGCGGTTCCGTCGTCGACGCGATGTCGAAGGACTACGTCCGGACGCTCCGCAGCCGCGGGCTCGGTACGGGCCGCGTCATCTACAAGCACGTGCTGCGGAACGCCGGCGGCCCCGCCCTCGCCGTCCTCGCCGTGCAGTTCATCGGCCTCCTCGGCGGCGCCGTCATCATCGAGCAGATCTTCGCCCTCCCGGGCATCGGTCAACTCGCCGTGCAGGCCACGACCCAGGGCGACATCCCCATCGTCATGGGGGTCGTCATTGCGACGGCCATCATCGTCGTCGTCGTCAACCTGCTCATCGACCTCGCGCAGGCTGCGCTCAACCCGAAGGTGCGACTGTCATGA